One stretch of Actinomycetota bacterium DNA includes these proteins:
- a CDS encoding type II toxin-antitoxin system HicB family antitoxin — translation MHEKLTAVFKKSPYGYVGYVEELPGANTQGKTLEEAEENLVEAVQLVLEANRQMAEEELEGTEIIRREFGEIIA, via the coding sequence ATGCATGAGAAATTAACAGCGGTTTTCAAAAAATCCCCATACGGTTACGTCGGTTATGTTGAAGAACTCCCTGGAGCAAACACTCAAGGAAAAACGTTAGAGGAAGCAGAAGAGAATTTAGTAGAAGCCGTTCAGCTTGTTCTTGAGGCGAATCGGCAAATGGCAGAAGAAGAGCTGGAGGGAACCGAAATAATAAGACGGGAATTTGGGGAAATCATAGCTTGA